Proteins from a single region of Bradyrhizobium diazoefficiens:
- a CDS encoding carbohydrate ABC transporter permease, which translates to MSTLTIDKAGPTRKLGSMSRDRAWALRWSYVFLVLFAIFFLTPPVYMLITSLKSSAEISAATNPWWVFHPTLSNYVELLTSNQFLRFFWNSSIISIVVVIVTMLISIPAAFALARMKFWGSATLATGVFLTYLIPDSLLFIPLFKMLAVIQEFTGVTLLNRWYVLVFIYPTLTVPFCTWIMIGYFASIPKELDEAAIIDGASWLQTLLRIFIPVALPGLIAATIFAFTVSWAQFLYPLVFTTSIDQLVLPVGITTTLIKGDVFNWGQIMTGALLGAAPPLVIYAFLMDYYIAGLTAGATKG; encoded by the coding sequence ATGAGCACGCTGACAATCGACAAGGCCGGACCAACCCGCAAACTCGGCAGCATGAGCCGGGACCGCGCCTGGGCGCTGCGCTGGTCCTATGTCTTCCTGGTGCTGTTTGCGATCTTCTTCCTGACGCCGCCGGTCTACATGCTGATCACCTCGCTCAAGAGCAGCGCGGAGATTTCGGCGGCGACCAATCCATGGTGGGTGTTTCACCCGACGCTGTCGAACTATGTCGAGCTGCTAACTTCGAACCAGTTCCTGCGGTTCTTCTGGAACTCGTCGATCATCTCGATTGTGGTCGTGATCGTGACGATGTTGATCAGCATCCCCGCGGCGTTCGCGCTGGCGCGGATGAAGTTCTGGGGTTCGGCGACGCTCGCGACCGGCGTCTTTCTCACCTATTTGATTCCAGACAGTCTGCTGTTCATTCCGCTGTTCAAGATGCTGGCAGTCATCCAGGAGTTCACCGGCGTTACGCTACTGAACCGCTGGTATGTGCTGGTGTTCATTTATCCGACGCTGACGGTACCGTTCTGCACCTGGATCATGATCGGCTATTTCGCCTCGATCCCGAAAGAGCTCGACGAAGCCGCGATCATTGACGGTGCCTCGTGGCTGCAGACCCTGCTGCGGATCTTCATTCCGGTGGCGCTCCCAGGGCTGATCGCCGCGACGATCTTCGCCTTCACGGTCTCCTGGGCCCAGTTCCTCTATCCCTTGGTGTTCACGACGTCGATCGACCAGCTCGTGCTGCCGGTCGGCATCACCACGACGCTGATCAAGGGCGACGTCTTCAACTGGGGTCAGATCATGACCGGTGCGCTGCTCGGGGCCGCGCCACCGCTTGTCATCTACGCCTTCCTGATGGACTACTACATTGCCGGCCTGACCGCCGGCGCGACAAAGGGTTGA
- the ugpC gene encoding sn-glycerol-3-phosphate ABC transporter ATP-binding protein UgpC, with translation MADVALRKVVKRYDDVEAVRGIDLDIADHEFIVLVGPSGCGKSTTLRMIAGLEDISDGDIMIGGDVVNDVPPKDRDIAMVFQNYALYPHMTVAENMSFGLRLKHYPKAEIKARVTEAARLLDITDLIDRKPKQLSGGQRQRVAMGRAIVRNPKVFLFDEPLSNLDAKLRVQMRIEIKKVHQKVRTTTVYVTHDQVEAMTLADRVVVMNKGRIEQIGTPNELYHKPATRFVAGFIGSPAMNFIPCRLEDAGGKLQIRLTDRIAFAVPPARAARYNALPRTDRLLLGIRPEHLTESHAHLEPGKETFDTVLDVTEPMGMETLVYFGLDGTPVCGRVDPNAGAKDGAPMRLAMDLNNMHLLNEETGVVL, from the coding sequence ATGGCTGACGTTGCATTGCGGAAGGTAGTCAAGCGGTACGATGATGTCGAAGCCGTGCGCGGCATCGACCTGGATATCGCCGACCATGAGTTCATCGTGCTCGTCGGGCCCTCCGGCTGCGGCAAGTCGACCACGCTGCGCATGATCGCGGGTCTCGAGGACATCAGCGACGGTGACATCATGATCGGGGGCGACGTCGTCAATGACGTGCCGCCGAAGGACCGCGACATCGCCATGGTGTTCCAGAACTACGCGCTCTACCCGCATATGACGGTCGCGGAGAACATGTCGTTCGGGCTGCGCCTGAAGCACTATCCCAAGGCCGAGATCAAGGCGCGGGTGACGGAAGCCGCTCGCCTGCTCGACATCACCGATCTGATCGACCGCAAGCCAAAGCAGCTTTCCGGCGGCCAGCGCCAGCGCGTGGCGATGGGACGCGCCATCGTGCGCAATCCGAAGGTCTTCCTGTTCGACGAGCCGCTGTCCAACCTCGACGCCAAACTGCGCGTGCAGATGCGCATCGAGATCAAGAAGGTGCACCAGAAGGTGCGCACCACCACCGTTTATGTCACGCACGACCAGGTCGAGGCCATGACGCTGGCCGATCGCGTGGTGGTGATGAACAAGGGGCGCATCGAGCAGATCGGCACGCCGAACGAGCTCTACCATAAGCCGGCGACACGCTTCGTCGCAGGCTTCATCGGCTCGCCCGCGATGAACTTCATCCCGTGCCGGCTCGAGGATGCCGGCGGCAAGCTCCAGATCCGCCTCACCGACCGCATCGCCTTTGCGGTGCCGCCGGCCCGCGCCGCGCGCTACAACGCGCTGCCGCGCACCGACAGACTGCTGCTCGGCATCCGGCCCGAGCATCTCACCGAGTCGCACGCGCATCTGGAGCCCGGCAAGGAAACCTTCGACACCGTACTCGACGTCACCGAGCCGATGGGAATGGAGACGCTCGTCTATTTCGGGCTGGACGGCACGCCGGTCTGCGGGCGTGTCGATCCCAATGCCGGCGCCAAGGACGGGGCACCCATGCGTTTGGCGATGGACCTCAACAATATGCACCTGCTAAACGAGGAGACCGGCGTCGTGCTGTGA
- a CDS encoding hydroxyacid dehydrogenase — MATNKKKIFVTQTLSQGARALLTQRDDIELVEFPNLVSAKDFEALLKSHAPVHGVALGATAFGETELEASKDMKVVTRIGVGYDAVDVPALSRRKVPLMVAGSANSPSVAEHALFMMLTLAKRANEMHACVKDGKWAERLGMLPFDLYGKTVLIIGFGRIGTRTAKRCLAMEMKVQVYDPYKPIAEIKAAGCEPVADLDAALPYADFVTIHCPKTPETVGLFEAARIGRMKPKSYLINTARGGIVKEAALYDALVSGKLAGAGIDVFEVEPPPVSNALFALPNVIMAPHVAGVTVEAVSRMSEQTARNILSVLDGDPIRQNIINQDVLS; from the coding sequence ATGGCGACCAACAAGAAGAAGATTTTCGTTACACAGACTTTGTCGCAAGGGGCACGCGCCCTCCTCACCCAGCGGGACGATATCGAGCTCGTCGAGTTTCCCAACCTGGTCTCGGCCAAGGACTTTGAGGCATTGCTGAAGAGCCATGCGCCGGTTCATGGCGTTGCGCTCGGCGCCACCGCGTTCGGCGAGACCGAGCTCGAGGCGTCCAAGGACATGAAGGTGGTGACACGAATCGGCGTCGGTTACGACGCGGTCGACGTGCCCGCCCTCTCCCGCCGCAAGGTGCCGCTGATGGTCGCTGGCAGCGCAAACTCGCCCTCGGTGGCCGAGCATGCCCTCTTCATGATGCTGACGCTGGCCAAGCGCGCAAATGAGATGCACGCCTGCGTCAAGGACGGCAAATGGGCCGAGCGCCTCGGCATGCTGCCGTTCGACCTCTACGGCAAGACCGTCCTCATTATCGGCTTCGGCCGTATCGGCACCCGCACCGCCAAGCGCTGCCTGGCAATGGAAATGAAGGTGCAGGTCTACGATCCCTACAAGCCCATTGCCGAGATCAAGGCCGCCGGTTGCGAGCCCGTCGCCGACCTCGACGCCGCGCTGCCTTATGCCGACTTCGTCACCATCCACTGTCCGAAGACGCCGGAAACCGTCGGCCTGTTCGAGGCGGCGCGGATCGGCCGGATGAAGCCGAAATCCTATCTGATCAACACCGCGCGCGGCGGCATCGTGAAGGAAGCGGCGCTGTATGACGCGCTCGTGTCCGGCAAGCTCGCCGGCGCCGGCATCGACGTGTTCGAGGTCGAGCCGCCGCCGGTCAGCAACGCGCTGTTTGCGCTGCCCAACGTCATCATGGCCCCGCACGTGGCCGGGGTCACCGTCGAGGCCGTCAGCCGCATGAGCGAGCAGACCGCGCGCAACATCCTGAGTGTGCTGGACGGCGATCCTATCAGGCAGAACATCATCAATCAGGACGTTCTGAGCTGA
- a CDS encoding DUF1993 domain-containing protein, with product MYEASVGLFVPYLRNLSVLLDKGVAYAETRKFNPTVLLGMRMAPNMYDLAQQVGEACRHATVAPALLAQCEPVALPPLEHDMAGLQARIATSIEFIESLPRAEIDAAAELKVFFKLKNGTELPFTGRTLLLTNSVPQFFFHVTTAYDLLRHAGVELAKKDFLGRK from the coding sequence ATGTACGAGGCCTCGGTCGGCCTCTTCGTGCCGTACTTGCGCAATCTGTCGGTCCTGCTCGACAAGGGCGTCGCCTATGCCGAGACCCGCAAGTTTAATCCGACGGTCCTGCTCGGCATGCGCATGGCACCGAACATGTATGATCTGGCGCAGCAGGTCGGCGAAGCCTGCCGCCACGCCACGGTCGCTCCGGCCTTGCTGGCGCAGTGCGAACCGGTCGCGCTGCCGCCGCTCGAACACGACATGGCAGGGCTTCAGGCGCGGATCGCCACCTCGATCGAATTCATTGAAAGCCTCCCGCGCGCCGAAATCGATGCGGCGGCCGAGCTGAAGGTCTTCTTCAAGCTGAAGAACGGAACCGAGCTGCCTTTCACCGGACGGACGCTGCTGCTCACCAACAGCGTCCCGCAATTCTTCTTCCACGTCACGACGGCCTACGACCTGTTGCGGCACGCGGGCGTCGAGCTCGCGAAGAAGGATTTCCTCGGGAGGAAGTAA
- a CDS encoding transporter substrate-binding domain-containing protein produces MIVRIIVRVLAVLTVMLLANLLAHAQQPAPSRLDEIIKRGTLRVGMTGDYKPFTYMDKATQQFSGFDVDMAEALGKALGVKVEFVATAWPKLMKDFEADQFDIAMGGISVTLDRQKKGFFSMPIMREGKTPIARCADVGKYQTLPDIDKKGTRVIVNPGGTNERFARANVRDADITVFPDNTVIFDEIAKGNADLMMTDASETRYQQKQHSGVLCAVHPDKPFDFSEKAYWLQRDMALKAFVDQWLHISMEDGSYKKIYAAWFD; encoded by the coding sequence ATGATCGTTCGAATAATTGTTCGAGTCTTGGCGGTCTTGACCGTGATGTTGCTGGCAAATCTTTTGGCCCACGCGCAGCAACCGGCACCATCGCGCCTCGACGAGATCATCAAGCGCGGTACATTGCGTGTCGGCATGACCGGCGACTACAAACCCTTCACCTATATGGACAAGGCCACGCAGCAGTTCTCTGGCTTCGACGTCGACATGGCGGAGGCGCTGGGCAAGGCGCTCGGCGTCAAGGTCGAGTTCGTCGCCACGGCCTGGCCGAAGCTGATGAAGGACTTTGAGGCGGACCAGTTCGACATCGCCATGGGCGGCATCTCGGTCACGCTCGACCGCCAGAAGAAGGGCTTCTTCTCGATGCCGATCATGCGCGAGGGCAAGACGCCGATCGCGCGCTGCGCCGATGTCGGCAAGTATCAGACGCTTCCCGACATCGACAAGAAGGGGACCCGGGTGATTGTCAATCCCGGCGGCACCAATGAGCGTTTTGCACGCGCCAACGTCAGGGATGCCGATATTACCGTCTTCCCCGATAACACCGTGATCTTCGACGAGATCGCCAAGGGCAACGCTGACCTGATGATGACCGACGCCTCCGAGACTCGCTACCAGCAGAAGCAGCATTCCGGCGTTCTCTGTGCAGTGCATCCGGACAAGCCGTTCGACTTCTCCGAAAAGGCCTACTGGCTCCAGCGCGACATGGCGCTGAAAGCCTTCGTCGACCAGTGGCTGCACATCTCCATGGAGGACGGCAGTTACAAGAAGATCTATGCGGCCTGGTTCGACTAA
- a CDS encoding DUF2147 domain-containing protein encodes MRKLLATAAFLLASTAAQAQYTFEYGGRTIRIDPDRGTVSIPGVYDNTGQGKVKKAKKNEAKPDQQVPQQAKVDPQPPAAPAPAPAPIAAPPVAEQAPVQTHAAVGPPVPPAPPAATANNAPAEDAMVPPPQPAPSAAPTAAAMPPASPPPPAPTVAAAPAAPPPVQAAAVPPPAPAAAPARDLNSPLGVWLTEEKEGKVRIEQCGNNLCGYSVDSKSNQNGEQVLINMKPGKDQKWSGRILDPDSGSTYDSTIALKGTDRLRVQGCAFGGMFCGGQTWTRVN; translated from the coding sequence ATGAGGAAGCTGTTGGCCACGGCCGCATTCCTTTTGGCGAGCACCGCAGCGCAAGCGCAGTACACTTTCGAGTATGGCGGACGCACCATCCGGATCGATCCAGACCGCGGCACGGTGTCCATCCCCGGTGTCTACGACAACACCGGCCAGGGCAAGGTCAAGAAGGCCAAGAAGAACGAAGCCAAGCCGGACCAGCAGGTCCCGCAGCAGGCCAAGGTCGATCCGCAACCACCGGCTGCGCCAGCGCCGGCTCCCGCGCCAATCGCCGCGCCGCCAGTGGCCGAGCAGGCCCCGGTCCAAACTCATGCGGCCGTAGGGCCTCCCGTCCCGCCGGCACCTCCGGCCGCTACCGCAAACAATGCTCCGGCCGAAGATGCGATGGTGCCGCCGCCTCAACCGGCTCCAAGCGCTGCCCCGACGGCAGCCGCTATGCCGCCCGCATCACCTCCACCGCCGGCCCCGACCGTGGCTGCCGCACCTGCAGCGCCGCCTCCCGTTCAGGCCGCTGCCGTCCCGCCGCCGGCGCCTGCTGCCGCGCCAGCGCGCGATCTCAATTCACCGCTCGGCGTCTGGCTCACGGAGGAGAAGGAAGGCAAGGTCCGCATCGAGCAGTGCGGCAATAACCTTTGCGGCTATTCGGTCGACAGCAAGTCGAACCAGAACGGCGAGCAGGTCCTGATCAACATGAAGCCCGGCAAGGACCAGAAATGGTCCGGCCGCATCCTCGATCCGGACTCCGGCTCGACCTACGATTCGACCATCGCGCTGAAGGGCACCGACCGCCTGCGCGTGCAAGGCTGCGCCTTCGGCGGCATGTTCTGCGGTGGCCAGACTTGGACGCGTGTGAACTAG
- a CDS encoding cupin domain-containing protein, protein MDITLAGTRPTRRAPKEHFTGTVLQDPINMAPAPARLNVSRVSFEPGARTNWHHHPLGQTLYVISGVGRVQTKGGPVREIRPGDTVWIPPGELHWHGGSPDNSMCHIAMQEALDGVFSTWLEPVTDAEYTAPLG, encoded by the coding sequence ATGGACATCACGCTCGCAGGCACGCGGCCGACCCGCCGCGCGCCCAAGGAACACTTCACCGGCACCGTGCTGCAGGACCCCATCAACATGGCGCCCGCGCCGGCGCGGCTGAACGTCTCGCGCGTCTCGTTCGAGCCCGGCGCCCGTACCAATTGGCACCACCATCCGCTCGGGCAGACGCTCTACGTGATCTCGGGCGTCGGCCGCGTCCAGACTAAGGGCGGCCCTGTCAGAGAGATCCGCCCGGGCGACACCGTCTGGATCCCGCCGGGTGAACTGCACTGGCACGGCGGCTCGCCTGATAACAGCATGTGCCACATCGCCATGCAGGAAGCGCTCGACGGCGTGTTCTCGACCTGGCTCGAGCCGGTGACCGACGCGGAATATACGGCGCCGCTCGGCTAG
- a CDS encoding ribonuclease activity regulator RraA, with amino-acid sequence MSLSPEARKTLAGITTATITTVLLKKGLRNVWMRGARPLRPGLPRLVGPAFTLRFVPAREDLATPESWSSPISTRTAIEAMPEGCIAVVDAMGITDAGIFGDILCARMMKRGVSALVTDGVVRDVEGVLGTNLPVWCDGYAAPPSVAGLTFVGWGEPIGCGGVAVFPNDIVVADQDGCVLIPQAMLEHVLNEGVEQERMEAWIVNEVNNGAVLPGLYPMNAETKARYAASKK; translated from the coding sequence ATGTCGCTGTCCCCCGAAGCCCGCAAGACCCTCGCCGGCATCACCACTGCCACCATCACCACGGTCCTGCTGAAGAAGGGCCTGCGCAATGTGTGGATGCGCGGCGCGCGTCCGCTGCGCCCGGGCCTGCCGCGCCTGGTGGGACCGGCGTTCACGCTGCGCTTCGTGCCGGCGCGCGAGGATTTGGCGACGCCGGAATCGTGGTCGTCGCCGATCTCGACCCGCACCGCGATCGAGGCGATGCCGGAAGGCTGCATCGCCGTGGTCGATGCCATGGGCATCACTGACGCTGGCATCTTCGGCGACATCCTCTGCGCGCGCATGATGAAGCGCGGCGTTAGCGCGCTCGTCACCGACGGCGTGGTGCGTGACGTCGAGGGCGTGCTTGGCACCAATCTCCCGGTGTGGTGCGACGGCTATGCCGCGCCGCCTTCCGTGGCGGGCCTCACTTTCGTCGGCTGGGGCGAGCCGATCGGCTGCGGCGGCGTCGCCGTATTCCCGAACGACATCGTCGTCGCCGACCAGGACGGCTGCGTGCTGATCCCGCAGGCGATGCTTGAGCACGTGCTCAACGAGGGCGTCGAGCAGGAGCGCATGGAAGCCTGGATCGTCAACGAGGTGAACAACGGCGCGGTGCTGCCGGGCCTCTATCCCATGAACGCCGAAACCAAGGCGCGCTACGCCGCCAGCAAGAAGTAA
- the pxpB gene encoding 5-oxoprolinase subunit PxpB yields MAATLPPPRLLPSGDSAVTVEFSRTIDDAANERVLALDKALAASPIDGITETVPTYRSLLVHYDPGKIGFDALGEKLLALASQPLPPPAKARRWRIPVAYGGEHGIDLEDVAKTLNTTPDDVVARHVAGDYRVAMIGFTPGWSYLSGLDKSLHMSRRQNPRLLTPAGTISIGGVQAGIQCLAAPSGWHLLGRTPVRTYQLHRNPTFLTEPGDRVTFFAIDHKTFEEQDRAAEAGEIIAERVDA; encoded by the coding sequence ATGGCCGCGACGCTCCCCCCGCCCCGCCTTCTGCCCAGTGGCGACAGCGCCGTCACGGTCGAGTTCAGCCGCACCATCGACGACGCCGCTAACGAGCGCGTGCTCGCGCTCGACAAGGCGCTCGCAGCAAGCCCCATTGATGGCATCACCGAGACCGTGCCGACCTATCGCTCGCTGCTGGTGCATTACGATCCCGGCAAGATCGGCTTTGACGCGCTCGGCGAAAAGCTGCTTGCGCTCGCGAGCCAGCCGTTGCCGCCGCCCGCCAAGGCGCGGCGCTGGCGCATTCCGGTCGCCTATGGCGGCGAGCACGGTATCGACCTCGAAGATGTCGCCAAGACGCTCAACACCACGCCCGATGACGTTGTCGCCCGTCACGTCGCCGGCGACTATCGCGTCGCCATGATCGGCTTCACACCGGGCTGGTCCTATCTCAGCGGCCTCGACAAATCCCTGCACATGTCGCGGCGGCAGAATCCGCGGCTGCTGACGCCGGCCGGCACGATCTCGATCGGCGGCGTCCAGGCGGGCATCCAGTGCCTGGCCGCGCCCAGCGGCTGGCACCTGCTCGGCCGCACGCCTGTCAGAACTTACCAGCTCCACCGCAATCCGACCTTTCTTACCGAACCCGGTGATCGCGTGACGTTTTTCGCCATCGACCACAAGACGTTCGAAGAGCAGGACCGCGCCGCCGAGGCCGGCGAGATCATCGCCGAGCGGGTAGACGCATGA
- a CDS encoding biotin-dependent carboxyltransferase family protein, which translates to MSRLIVASIGPASSVQDGGRHGAQRYGLTVSGAMDRLALAAANTLVGNDPFAAAVEIGPFGATFTARDGAVRIAIAGAPRNADIGGRPMAMDNSVTLKDGETLTLGFARGGAFTYLAIEGAIKGEPVFGSLAVNARAGLGSPYPRPLQAGDEFIVDAASGAPELRIELPKPVSGPIRVVLGPQDDEFDDANKALFLGSEWKISATSDRMGYRLEGPAIKHLHGHNIVSDGTVNGSIQVPGNGAPIALMMDRGTSGGYPKIATVITADVGRLAQISAGTGFRFKAVTMAEAQDEARKFQQLIGTLPDRLRSSDTVELNIEALSDANVAGYAVSAMDAGTWQVTAEP; encoded by the coding sequence ATGAGCCGGCTCATCGTCGCCAGCATCGGTCCTGCCAGCTCCGTCCAGGACGGTGGACGCCACGGCGCGCAGCGCTATGGCCTGACGGTCAGCGGCGCGATGGACCGGCTGGCCTTGGCCGCGGCCAACACCCTGGTCGGCAACGATCCGTTCGCAGCCGCTGTCGAGATCGGCCCGTTCGGCGCGACGTTTACGGCCCGCGATGGCGCCGTGCGGATCGCAATCGCGGGCGCGCCGCGCAATGCCGATATCGGCGGACGGCCGATGGCCATGGACAATTCCGTGACGCTGAAGGACGGCGAGACGTTGACGTTGGGCTTTGCCCGCGGCGGCGCGTTCACTTACCTGGCGATCGAAGGTGCGATCAAAGGCGAGCCCGTGTTCGGCAGCCTTGCGGTGAATGCCCGCGCGGGACTCGGCAGCCCCTACCCGCGCCCACTCCAGGCCGGCGACGAATTCATAGTCGATGCCGCAAGCGGCGCACCCGAGCTGCGCATCGAACTGCCGAAGCCTGTGAGCGGTCCGATCCGCGTCGTGCTGGGTCCGCAGGACGACGAGTTCGACGACGCCAACAAGGCGCTGTTCCTGGGGAGCGAGTGGAAGATCTCGGCGACCTCCGACCGCATGGGCTACCGCCTCGAGGGTCCCGCGATCAAGCATCTGCACGGCCACAACATCGTCTCCGACGGCACCGTCAATGGCAGCATCCAGGTGCCCGGCAACGGCGCCCCGATCGCGCTGATGATGGACCGCGGCACCTCCGGCGGCTATCCGAAGATCGCCACAGTGATCACGGCCGATGTCGGCCGTCTCGCGCAGATCTCGGCGGGCACCGGGTTCCGCTTCAAGGCCGTCACCATGGCCGAGGCGCAGGACGAGGCGCGCAAGTTTCAACAGCTCATCGGCACCCTGCCCGATCGGCTGCGATCATCCGACACGGTCGAGCTCAACATCGAGGCGCTGAGCGATGCCAACGTTGCAGGCTATGCTGTGAGCGCCATGGATGCCGGGACCTGGCAGGTTACGGCCGAGCCTTAG
- a CDS encoding 5-oxoprolinase subunit PxpA has protein sequence MKTIDLNCDLGEGFGAWEMGNDAAMIELASSVNVACGFHAGDPDIMRRTVELAKARGVSVGAHPGYRDLHGFGRHPIAGLKASEIENLVAYQIGALQAIATAAGHKVTHVKAHGALSNVACEDDMTAKAIAAGIRAVDPSLIFVVLANSKLVKAGEQANLPMVHEVFADRAYEDDGNLVSRKKPGAVLHDAKAIADRVVRMVQDGAVVSVTGKIIKMRTDTVCIHGDTHGAVEIARTLRQALKDAGIEVAPFKRGA, from the coding sequence ATGAAGACGATCGATCTCAATTGCGACCTCGGCGAAGGTTTTGGCGCGTGGGAGATGGGCAACGACGCCGCAATGATCGAGCTTGCAAGCTCGGTCAACGTCGCCTGTGGCTTCCATGCCGGCGACCCCGACATCATGCGGCGCACGGTCGAGCTCGCAAAGGCACGCGGCGTCTCGGTCGGTGCGCATCCCGGCTATCGTGACCTGCACGGTTTCGGCCGGCATCCGATCGCGGGCCTGAAGGCGTCCGAGATCGAGAATCTCGTCGCCTACCAGATCGGTGCCTTGCAGGCGATCGCGACCGCGGCCGGCCACAAGGTGACGCATGTGAAGGCGCATGGCGCGCTCTCCAACGTCGCCTGCGAGGACGACATGACGGCCAAGGCGATCGCCGCCGGCATCAGGGCGGTCGATCCCAGCCTGATCTTCGTCGTGCTCGCCAACTCGAAATTGGTGAAGGCCGGCGAACAGGCCAATTTGCCGATGGTGCACGAGGTGTTCGCCGACCGCGCCTATGAGGACGATGGCAATCTGGTCTCGCGCAAGAAGCCCGGCGCGGTGCTGCACGATGCCAAGGCGATCGCCGACCGCGTGGTGCGCATGGTGCAGGACGGCGCGGTGGTCTCCGTGACAGGCAAGATCATCAAGATGCGCACGGACACGGTGTGCATCCATGGCGACACGCATGGCGCGGTCGAGATTGCGCGCACCTTGCGTCAGGCGTTGAAGGATGCGGGGATCGAGGTCGCGCCGTTCAAGCGCGGGGCGTGA
- a CDS encoding sulfite reductase subunit alpha has translation MTQMSVPPKIEIIPANAPFSEGQRLWLNGFLVGMFGLDGSTALSPAENGAVLAPQGDGDDGEAPWHDPAMPITDRMKLAEGRPLRRRMMAAMAQQDCGQCGYNCADYSDSIANKSEARLNLCAPGGKETARMLKQLFEEIDKAPAAKPTAGSAPAASAPAAPEVKAELGRARENPAEATFLSRRLLNKAGSEKETYHVEFDLSESKLDYVVGDSFGVFARNDLGLVDQIIALLGASHTTGVNNKTLREALVEDVSLSPAPDKLFELLSFITGGAQREKARALAQGEDPDGDAATLDVMAALQKFSGTRPHPEAFVEALEPLQPRLYSISSSHNATPGKLSLTVDSVRYVVGKRKRLGVASTFLGERINEGDKLKVYVQKAHGFGLPQDPKIPIIMIGPGTGVAPFRAFLLDRKATGAQGKNWLFFGHQRSDCDFFYRDELNAMKTSGLLTRLSLAWSRDGEKKFYVQDRMRELGREVWTWLAEGAHLYICGDAKRMAKDVERALVDIVAQFGARSTDEAVSFVAELKKKGRFQADVY, from the coding sequence ATGACCCAGATGTCCGTGCCTCCCAAGATCGAGATCATTCCGGCCAATGCACCGTTCAGCGAAGGCCAGCGGCTCTGGCTGAACGGGTTTCTCGTCGGCATGTTCGGTCTCGACGGCTCGACGGCATTGTCGCCGGCGGAGAACGGCGCGGTCCTGGCGCCGCAGGGCGATGGCGACGACGGCGAGGCGCCCTGGCACGATCCGGCGATGCCGATCACCGACCGCATGAAGCTCGCCGAGGGACGCCCGCTCCGCCGCCGCATGATGGCGGCGATGGCGCAGCAGGATTGCGGCCAGTGCGGCTACAATTGCGCCGACTATTCGGACTCGATCGCCAACAAAAGCGAAGCGCGCCTCAATCTCTGCGCCCCCGGCGGCAAGGAGACGGCGCGGATGCTCAAGCAGCTCTTCGAGGAGATCGACAAGGCGCCGGCGGCGAAGCCTACGGCAGGGTCGGCACCTGCGGCAAGCGCACCCGCTGCGCCGGAGGTAAAGGCCGAACTCGGCCGCGCCCGCGAAAATCCGGCTGAAGCCACTTTCCTGTCGCGGCGCCTGCTCAACAAGGCCGGCTCGGAGAAGGAGACCTATCATGTTGAGTTCGATCTCTCTGAGAGCAAGCTCGACTACGTCGTCGGCGACAGTTTTGGTGTGTTCGCGCGCAACGATCTCGGCCTGGTCGACCAGATCATTGCGCTGCTCGGTGCCTCCCATACCACTGGGGTCAACAACAAGACGCTGCGTGAGGCGCTGGTCGAGGACGTCTCGCTGTCACCGGCACCGGACAAGCTGTTCGAGCTGCTCTCCTTCATCACCGGCGGCGCGCAGCGCGAGAAGGCGCGGGCGCTGGCTCAGGGCGAGGATCCCGATGGCGATGCCGCAACCCTCGACGTGATGGCAGCGCTGCAGAAATTTTCCGGTACGCGGCCGCATCCCGAAGCTTTTGTCGAGGCGCTGGAGCCGCTCCAGCCGCGGCTTTATTCGATCTCCTCGTCGCACAATGCAACGCCCGGCAAGCTGTCGCTGACGGTCGATTCCGTGCGCTACGTCGTCGGCAAGCGCAAGCGCCTCGGCGTCGCCTCGACCTTCCTCGGCGAGCGCATCAACGAGGGCGACAAGCTCAAGGTCTATGTGCAGAAGGCGCACGGTTTCGGTCTGCCGCAGGATCCGAAGATTCCGATCATCATGATCGGCCCCGGCACCGGGGTTGCGCCGTTCCGCGCGTTCCTGCTCGACCGCAAGGCGACTGGCGCGCAGGGTAAGAACTGGCTGTTCTTCGGCCATCAGCGCAGCGATTGCGACTTCTTCTATCGCGATGAGCTCAACGCAATGAAGACTTCGGGACTTCTGACGCGCCTGTCGCTCGCCTGGTCGCGCGACGGCGAGAAGAAATTTTACGTGCAGGACCGCATGCGCGAGCTCGGCCGTGAAGTGTGGACGTGGCTCGCCGAGGGCGCACATCTCTACATCTGCGGTGATGCCAAGCGCATGGCCAAGGACGTCGAGCGCGCGCTGGTCGACATCGTCGCCCAGTTCGGCGCACGCTCGACCGACGAGGCCGTGAGTTTTGTCGCAGAGCTCAAGAAGAAGGGCCGGTTCCAGGCTGACGTGTACTGA